A window of Longispora fulva contains these coding sequences:
- a CDS encoding globin domain-containing protein — translation MEEYDQLLVLRNAVHVRRGLAGQLATGIGSGFGSRARSGAASGAATGAGTLAGAVDSGQRALLEASVARVAPRAAELVAWFYTRLFATRPYLRGLFPADMADQHDRLLAALLGLVADCDRPDILGPRLTRLGRDHRKYGVRTAHYAGVGETLIAALAHFSGTGWDAATEAAWLRLYTYAMTVMTEAADSADDEPPYWYATVVAHELRRPDLAVLGLRPAAPYRYTAGQYTTVESSRLARLWKPYSLATRPGAGNLLELHVRALEPGGLSEVLVHRTAVGDTLRLGPPLGDLTLPADPRAKLLLVAGGTGLAPIKALLQEAIRTPGITVIRLLLAGRDRDDLYDLDALGDLAARHRHVDIRPVVDGEPDALLDQVPDLAGHEIYVAGPPEMTRAVLTRLAELDVPPGQVHHDPYY, via the coding sequence ATGGAGGAATACGACCAGCTGCTGGTCCTGCGGAACGCGGTGCACGTGCGCCGGGGGCTCGCCGGTCAGCTCGCGACCGGGATCGGTTCCGGTTTCGGTTCCAGGGCCCGGTCAGGGGCCGCGTCGGGGGCCGCGACCGGTGCAGGGACGCTTGCCGGAGCCGTCGACAGCGGACAACGGGCGCTGCTGGAGGCCAGCGTGGCCAGGGTCGCGCCGCGCGCCGCCGAACTCGTCGCCTGGTTCTACACCCGGCTGTTCGCCACCCGGCCCTACCTGCGCGGGCTGTTCCCCGCCGACATGGCCGACCAGCACGACCGGCTGCTGGCCGCCCTGCTCGGCCTCGTCGCCGACTGCGACCGGCCGGACATCCTCGGCCCCCGGCTGACCCGGCTCGGCCGGGACCATCGCAAGTACGGGGTGCGGACGGCGCACTACGCCGGGGTCGGCGAGACGCTGATCGCCGCGCTCGCGCACTTCTCCGGTACCGGGTGGGACGCGGCGACCGAGGCGGCGTGGCTGCGGCTGTACACGTACGCGATGACGGTGATGACCGAGGCGGCGGACTCCGCGGACGACGAGCCGCCCTACTGGTACGCCACGGTCGTCGCGCACGAGCTGCGCCGGCCCGATCTCGCGGTGCTCGGGCTCCGGCCGGCCGCGCCGTACCGGTACACGGCGGGGCAGTACACCACGGTCGAGTCCTCGCGGCTGGCCCGGCTGTGGAAGCCGTACTCCCTGGCCACCCGGCCCGGGGCCGGCAACCTGCTGGAGCTGCACGTCCGGGCGCTGGAACCGGGCGGCCTGAGCGAGGTGCTGGTGCACCGCACGGCCGTTGGCGACACCCTCCGCCTCGGCCCGCCGCTCGGCGACCTGACCCTGCCGGCGGATCCGCGCGCGAAGCTGCTGCTGGTGGCCGGCGGCACCGGGCTCGCACCGATCAAGGCGCTGCTGCAGGAGGCGATCCGCACGCCCGGGATCACCGTGATCCGGCTGCTGCTCGCCGGCCGGGACCGCGACGACCTCTACGACCTGGACGCGCTCGGCGACCTCGCGGCCCGGCACCGGCACGTCGACATCCGGCCCGTGGTGGACGGCGAACCCGATGCGCTGCTCGACCAGGTCCCTGACCTGGCCGGGCACGAGATCTACGTGGCAGGACCTCCGGAGATGACCCGGGCGGTGCTGACCCGGCTGGCGGAACTCGACGTCCCGCCCGGCCAGGTGCACCACGATCCCTACTATTGA
- a CDS encoding cellulose binding domain-containing protein, producing MGRHIRHSGRSRLMGALVTATGVLSVIALVFLGVRADPAPGGLAPTATASAAPEASDVAELGTQPVGVLSAKPKASPTPTSPVAPPSASPSRTPERVTVLVAVYREETRWTGGYSGTVTITNRGTATIAGWRLVLTVPAGHDVWDVSGAVADTRGRTVTLTPESWTSKINAGKSVSVRLTVRGGSGAPSVTEVTAG from the coding sequence GTGGGTCGTCACATCCGCCACTCAGGGCGGTCCCGTCTGATGGGCGCGCTCGTCACCGCCACCGGTGTGCTCAGCGTGATCGCGCTCGTCTTCCTCGGCGTGCGCGCCGACCCCGCCCCCGGTGGCCTCGCGCCGACCGCGACCGCGAGTGCGGCTCCGGAGGCCAGCGACGTCGCGGAGCTCGGCACTCAGCCGGTCGGCGTGCTGAGCGCCAAGCCCAAGGCCTCGCCGACGCCCACGTCCCCGGTGGCGCCACCGTCCGCGAGCCCGTCCAGGACGCCGGAGCGGGTGACGGTGCTGGTCGCGGTCTACCGGGAGGAGACCAGGTGGACCGGCGGCTACTCCGGGACCGTGACGATCACGAACAGAGGTACGGCGACGATCGCGGGCTGGCGGCTGGTGCTCACCGTGCCGGCCGGTCACGACGTCTGGGACGTGTCGGGCGCGGTGGCGGACACCAGGGGCCGGACCGTGACACTGACCCCGGAATCGTGGACGTCGAAGATCAACGCGGGCAAGTCGGTGTCGGTCCGGTTGACCGTGCGGGGCGGGTCCGGCGCGCCGTCGGTAACCGAGGTGACAGCGGGTTGA
- a CDS encoding response regulator transcription factor translates to MRVLVVDDDPTVSDVVRRYLERAGIEVTLAPDGSTGLAAAKRIRPDLVVLDLMLPGMDGIEVARRLRRDGDVPIVMLTALGEESDRILGLTTGADDYVTKPFSPRELVLRVQSVLRRTSPTEVLPETLTHDTLVVDVAGREARLDGKELPLTVREFDLLVFLMRNPGRAYRRSELLESVWGWTFGDQSTVTVHVRRLREKIEYDAAEPVLIQTVWGVGYRWGPANG, encoded by the coding sequence ATGAGAGTGCTCGTCGTCGACGACGACCCGACGGTCAGCGACGTCGTCCGCCGGTATCTGGAACGCGCCGGCATCGAGGTCACCCTGGCCCCCGACGGGTCCACCGGGCTCGCGGCGGCGAAGCGGATCCGCCCCGACCTGGTCGTCCTCGACCTGATGCTGCCCGGGATGGACGGCATCGAGGTGGCCCGCCGGCTCCGGCGCGACGGCGACGTGCCCATCGTGATGCTCACGGCCCTCGGTGAGGAGTCCGACCGGATCCTCGGCCTGACCACCGGCGCCGACGACTACGTGACCAAGCCGTTCTCGCCCCGTGAGCTGGTCCTGCGGGTCCAGTCGGTGCTCCGGCGGACCTCGCCCACCGAGGTGCTGCCCGAGACCCTCACCCACGACACGCTCGTGGTGGACGTGGCGGGGCGCGAGGCCCGGCTCGACGGCAAGGAGCTGCCGCTGACAGTGCGGGAGTTCGACCTGCTGGTGTTCCTGATGCGCAACCCCGGGCGGGCGTACCGGCGGTCGGAGCTGCTCGAGAGCGTGTGGGGCTGGACGTTCGGGGACCAGTCGACGGTGACGGTGCACGTCCGGCGGCTCCGGGAGAAGATCGAGTACGACGCGGCCGAGCCGGTCCTGATCCAGACCGTGTGGGGCGTCGGGTACCGCTGGGGGCCGGCCAATGGGTGA
- a CDS encoding sensor histidine kinase: MGDILGVMALALGCSLAVAVPGAYVLSRLRRRAIALHVGALVGVAVAAVAVGIVGAALAMFISTHDLTVLLVVVATSGLVSVGVALWLGRRFAADAMWAAEAESTRRELVAWVSHDLRTPLAGLRAMAEALEDGVVDDPETVAEYHSRIRVETDRMTGLVDDLFELSRINAGALRLTLASVALGDVVSDALAGAAPIAGARHVRLVATDGDWPAVLGSEPELSRVVGNLLVNAIRHTPADGSVTVTGGRDAEGAWLAVTDCCGGIPVDDLPRVFDVAFRGEPARTPAAAGPGLGSSAGLGLAIVRGLVEAQHGRVEVENVSGGCRFEVRLAAS; encoded by the coding sequence ATGGGTGACATCCTCGGGGTCATGGCGCTCGCGCTCGGCTGCTCGCTCGCCGTCGCGGTGCCGGGCGCGTACGTGCTCAGCAGGCTGCGCCGCCGGGCCATCGCCCTGCACGTCGGGGCGCTGGTCGGGGTGGCCGTCGCCGCCGTCGCCGTGGGGATCGTGGGCGCGGCGCTGGCCATGTTCATCAGTACCCACGACCTGACGGTGCTGCTCGTCGTCGTCGCCACGTCCGGGCTGGTCAGCGTGGGCGTGGCCCTGTGGCTCGGCCGGCGGTTCGCCGCCGACGCGATGTGGGCAGCCGAGGCGGAGAGCACCCGGCGCGAGCTCGTCGCGTGGGTCAGCCACGACCTGCGTACCCCGCTCGCCGGGCTGCGGGCCATGGCCGAGGCGTTGGAGGACGGGGTGGTGGACGATCCGGAGACGGTCGCGGAGTACCACTCTCGGATCCGGGTCGAGACCGACCGGATGACCGGCCTCGTCGACGACCTGTTCGAGCTGTCCCGGATCAACGCCGGAGCGCTCCGGCTGACCCTGGCCAGCGTGGCGCTCGGCGACGTGGTGTCCGACGCGCTCGCCGGGGCCGCGCCGATCGCCGGCGCGCGGCACGTCCGGCTCGTCGCGACCGACGGGGACTGGCCGGCCGTGCTCGGCAGCGAACCGGAACTGTCCCGGGTGGTGGGGAATCTGCTGGTCAACGCGATCCGGCACACGCCGGCCGACGGCTCGGTGACCGTGACCGGCGGGCGGGACGCCGAGGGGGCGTGGCTGGCGGTGACCGACTGCTGCGGCGGGATCCCGGTGGACGATCTGCCCCGGGTGTTCGACGTGGCGTTCCGGGGGGAGCCGGCCCGGACGCCGGCCGCGGCGGGGCCCGGGTTGGGGAGTTCGGCGGGGCTGGGGTTGGCGATCGTGCGGGGGCTGGTGGAGGCCCAGCACGGTCGGGTCGAGGTGGAGAACGTGTCCGGCGGGTGCCGGTTCGAGGTCCGCCTCGCCGCGTCCTGA
- a CDS encoding methionine ABC transporter permease: MIELLWPATLETLYMVSVASVVAVLGGIPLGVLLARAPKPVYTPVSLVGNATRSLPFIILLLLLDPVTRAVTGKGIGAEAAMVPLSIGAIPFFARLVENSIREIDPGLVEAGRSLGMRSWTLVTKVLLPEALPSLVRGVTVTVVAIVGYSAMAGVVGGGGLGDLAIRWGHERFRTDVLLATAAVLIVLVQGIQSGGDLLAKRLDRR; this comes from the coding sequence GTGATCGAGCTGCTGTGGCCCGCCACCCTCGAAACCCTCTACATGGTCTCGGTGGCCTCCGTCGTCGCCGTCCTCGGCGGCATCCCGCTGGGTGTCCTGCTCGCCCGCGCCCCCAAGCCCGTGTACACCCCGGTCAGCCTGGTCGGCAACGCCACCCGTTCGCTGCCGTTCATCATTCTGCTTCTCCTGCTCGACCCGGTCACCCGCGCCGTCACCGGCAAGGGCATCGGCGCGGAGGCGGCGATGGTGCCGCTGTCGATCGGCGCGATCCCGTTCTTCGCCCGGCTGGTCGAGAACTCGATCCGCGAGATCGACCCGGGCCTGGTCGAGGCCGGCCGTTCGCTCGGCATGCGGTCGTGGACCCTCGTCACCAAGGTGCTGCTCCCGGAGGCGCTGCCCAGCCTCGTCCGGGGCGTCACGGTCACGGTCGTGGCGATCGTCGGGTACTCCGCCATGGCCGGCGTCGTCGGCGGCGGCGGCCTGGGCGACCTGGCCATCCGGTGGGGCCACGAGCGGTTCCGGACCGACGTGCTGCTCGCCACGGCGGCCGTCCTCATCGTCCTCGTGCAGGGCATCCAGTCGGGCGGCGACCTGCTCGCCAAGCGCCTCGACCGGCGCTGA
- the ftsX gene encoding permease-like cell division protein FtsX translates to MRAKYVLAEVMVGLWRNVTMTIAMIMTMAVSLSLLGASLLMFWQVQDMKDYFNYKVEVSIFLEKATAEQRDALQEELRTDPLVKSAYHESQEEAYKKFKEQFKDAPELVNATQMDALPESFRVKLQDPTKVDEIRAKYNGKPGVGQIIDQRQLLDKIFSILGSLQKLALIIAIVQGVAALLLVGNTIQVAAYSKRREVSIMRLVGASNWFIQAPFVMEAAFAGIIGAVLAYIVLVLARWLLLGGALKPLMNATIITPIPWENIHLMLPLLAVVAGVINALVGWITLRFYIKV, encoded by the coding sequence ATGCGCGCCAAATACGTACTCGCCGAGGTCATGGTTGGCCTCTGGCGGAACGTGACGATGACCATCGCCATGATCATGACGATGGCGGTCTCGCTGTCCCTGCTCGGGGCGAGCCTTCTGATGTTCTGGCAGGTCCAGGACATGAAGGACTACTTCAACTACAAGGTCGAGGTCTCGATCTTCCTGGAGAAGGCCACCGCTGAACAGCGCGACGCCCTCCAGGAGGAGCTGCGGACCGACCCGCTGGTGAAGTCGGCCTACCACGAGAGCCAGGAAGAGGCGTACAAGAAGTTCAAGGAGCAGTTCAAGGACGCTCCCGAGCTGGTCAACGCCACCCAGATGGACGCGCTGCCCGAGTCGTTCCGGGTCAAGCTCCAGGATCCGACGAAGGTCGACGAGATCCGGGCGAAGTACAACGGCAAGCCGGGCGTCGGCCAGATCATCGACCAGAGACAGCTGCTGGACAAGATCTTCTCGATCCTCGGGTCGCTGCAGAAGCTCGCTCTGATCATCGCCATCGTGCAGGGCGTGGCGGCGTTGCTGCTGGTCGGGAACACGATCCAGGTCGCCGCGTACAGCAAGCGGCGCGAGGTCTCGATCATGCGCCTGGTGGGCGCGTCGAACTGGTTCATCCAGGCGCCGTTCGTCATGGAGGCGGCGTTCGCCGGCATCATCGGCGCTGTCCTGGCCTACATCGTGCTGGTCCTGGCCCGGTGGCTGCTGCTCGGCGGCGCGCTGAAACCGCTGATGAACGCCACGATCATCACCCCGATCCCGTGGGAGAACATCCACCTGATGCTCCCGCTGCTCGCGGTGGTCGCAGGCGTGATCAACGCGCTAGTCGGCTGGATCACGCTGCGGTTCTACATCAAGGTCTGA
- a CDS encoding MetQ/NlpA family ABC transporter substrate-binding protein, whose protein sequence is MSRRIITGILAATLATVGLAACSSGDTKDELVVGASPVPHAEILNYVAKELAPKEGLKLTVKEFTDYVQPNVALDAGDIDANFFQHKPYLDDFSAKKGVKLTPVTAVHIEPLGAYSKKVKALKDLPDGAEVAIPSDNTNGGRALKLLAANGLIEVKPDASTEKDITSNPKKLRFKALEAAQLPRALDDVSLAVINGNYAIEAKLKPSKDALALESGKDNPYANLLVAKAGKENDPKIQKLAKLLNSPEVRKFIEDKYQGSVIAAF, encoded by the coding sequence ATGTCCCGTCGCATCATCACCGGCATCCTCGCCGCCACCCTCGCGACCGTCGGGCTCGCAGCTTGCTCCTCCGGTGACACCAAGGACGAGCTCGTCGTCGGCGCCTCCCCGGTGCCGCACGCGGAGATCCTGAACTACGTCGCCAAGGAGCTCGCGCCCAAGGAGGGCCTGAAGCTCACCGTCAAGGAGTTCACCGACTACGTCCAGCCGAACGTGGCCCTCGACGCCGGCGACATCGACGCCAACTTCTTCCAGCACAAGCCGTACCTGGACGACTTCTCCGCCAAGAAGGGCGTGAAGCTCACCCCGGTGACCGCGGTGCACATCGAGCCGCTGGGCGCGTACTCGAAGAAGGTCAAGGCTCTGAAGGATCTTCCCGACGGCGCCGAGGTGGCCATCCCCAGCGACAACACGAACGGCGGCCGGGCCCTCAAGCTGCTCGCCGCCAACGGGCTGATCGAGGTCAAGCCGGACGCGAGCACGGAGAAGGACATCACGTCCAACCCGAAGAAGCTCAGGTTCAAGGCGTTGGAAGCCGCCCAGCTGCCCCGCGCGCTCGACGACGTGTCCCTCGCGGTGATCAACGGCAACTACGCCATCGAGGCCAAGCTCAAGCCGTCGAAGGACGCGCTGGCGCTGGAGTCGGGCAAGGACAACCCGTACGCGAACCTGCTGGTCGCCAAGGCCGGCAAGGAGAACGACCCGAAGATCCAGAAGCTCGCGAAGCTGCTCAACTCGCCCGAGGTGCGCAAGTTCATCGAGGACAAGTACCAGGGTTCCGTCATCGCGGCCTTCTAG
- a CDS encoding M23 family metallopeptidase produces MFLLALTVLSAPAHADPEADKQRVDAQLAETNSLLEGATEKARAAALSYATATAALPNATAAAATARGVAAARSAVADQARAEADKARGAFAVASGEYTAAAGRVEEARELNARFAAGAYEGAGLMQMNVVLASKSPTDLADKLTYLDQVSQHRARSLEDYTAARLASKVLQNRADTARETAEGTERVANAALEAARQAEAEAVALVAATVRLAEQQKQALAAAEVEKTETLARYAELEAESARIGAALRAIPAQAPEQPVLSGYHGGYFPMPVHGAYKSSDFGSRYDPYYHVWQLHAGVDLAADGGTPIYAVADGRVAQAGWNGGYGNYTCINHGQYNGESIATCYAHQSSIAVEAGDYVRAGQMIGRIGTTGASTGNHLHFEVRLNGTPVQPLDFLPGCLC; encoded by the coding sequence GTGTTTCTATTGGCTCTCACCGTTCTGTCGGCTCCCGCGCACGCCGATCCCGAAGCCGACAAGCAGCGCGTCGACGCCCAGCTAGCCGAGACGAACTCGCTGCTGGAGGGCGCGACGGAGAAGGCCCGCGCCGCGGCGTTGTCCTACGCGACGGCCACCGCGGCCCTGCCCAACGCCACTGCCGCCGCCGCCACCGCCCGGGGGGTCGCCGCCGCCAGGTCCGCCGTCGCCGACCAGGCCCGGGCGGAGGCGGACAAGGCGCGCGGGGCGTTCGCGGTGGCCAGTGGCGAGTACACGGCGGCGGCCGGCCGGGTCGAGGAGGCCCGGGAGCTCAACGCCCGGTTCGCGGCCGGCGCGTACGAGGGGGCCGGCCTGATGCAGATGAACGTCGTCCTCGCCTCGAAGTCGCCGACCGACCTCGCCGACAAGCTGACCTACCTGGACCAGGTGTCCCAGCACCGCGCCCGGAGCCTGGAGGACTACACCGCGGCGCGGCTGGCGTCGAAGGTGCTCCAGAACCGGGCCGACACGGCACGGGAGACCGCGGAGGGCACCGAGCGGGTGGCCAACGCGGCGCTGGAGGCCGCCCGGCAGGCCGAGGCCGAGGCCGTCGCCCTGGTCGCCGCCACGGTCCGGCTCGCCGAGCAGCAGAAGCAGGCGCTCGCGGCGGCGGAGGTCGAGAAGACCGAGACCCTGGCCCGGTACGCGGAGCTGGAGGCCGAGAGCGCCCGGATCGGGGCGGCCCTCCGCGCGATCCCGGCCCAGGCCCCCGAGCAGCCGGTGCTGTCCGGCTACCACGGCGGCTACTTCCCGATGCCGGTGCACGGCGCGTACAAGTCCTCCGACTTCGGCAGTCGGTACGACCCGTACTACCACGTGTGGCAGCTGCACGCCGGGGTCGACCTGGCCGCCGACGGGGGCACCCCGATCTACGCCGTGGCTGACGGCCGGGTCGCTCAGGCCGGCTGGAACGGCGGCTACGGCAACTACACGTGCATCAACCACGGCCAGTACAACGGCGAGAGCATCGCCACCTGCTACGCCCACCAGTCGTCGATCGCCGTGGAGGCCGGCGACTACGTCCGGGCCGGCCAGATGATCGGCCGGATCGGGACCACGGGCGCGTCGACCGGCAACCACCTGCACTTCGAGGTCCGGCTGAACGGCACCCCGGTGCAGCCGCTGGACTTCCTGCCCGGCTGCCTCTGCTGA
- a CDS encoding methionine ABC transporter ATP-binding protein, which produces MIKIRNITKRYGSHAALDGVDLDVAPGEVYGILGRSGAGKSTLLRTVNVLERPDSGTVTVFGQELTGLGERELARARRRIGMIFQQYHLLQRRTVAANVALPLELAGRTKGDQRRRVAELLDRVGLADKAGAYPAQLSGGQRQRVAIARALAAEPHVLLSDEATSALDPQTTTSILGLLRDLNRELNLTILLITHEHQVIRQVADRVSVIEAGRIVSTETTAEFGNREVLS; this is translated from the coding sequence ATGATCAAGATCAGGAACATCACCAAGAGGTACGGCTCGCACGCCGCCCTCGACGGCGTGGACCTCGACGTCGCGCCCGGCGAGGTGTACGGCATCCTCGGCCGCTCCGGCGCCGGCAAGTCGACCCTGTTACGCACCGTGAACGTTCTCGAACGCCCCGATTCGGGCACGGTCACCGTTTTCGGGCAGGAACTCACCGGGCTGGGCGAGCGCGAGCTGGCCAGGGCGCGGCGGCGGATCGGCATGATCTTCCAGCAGTACCACCTGCTCCAGCGGCGTACCGTCGCGGCGAACGTCGCCCTTCCTCTCGAGCTCGCCGGGCGGACCAAGGGTGACCAGCGGCGGCGGGTGGCCGAACTGCTCGACCGGGTCGGCCTGGCCGACAAGGCCGGCGCGTACCCGGCGCAGCTGTCCGGCGGGCAGCGGCAGCGGGTCGCGATCGCCCGTGCCCTGGCCGCCGAGCCGCACGTGCTGCTCTCGGACGAGGCGACCAGCGCGCTCGACCCGCAGACCACGACCTCGATCCTCGGGCTGCTGCGCGACCTGAACCGCGAACTCAACCTCACGATCCTGCTGATCACGCACGAGCATCAGGTGATCCGCCAGGTCGCCGACCGGGTGTCGGTGATCGAGGCCGGCCGGATCGTGTCGACGGAGACGACGGCCGAATTCGGGAACAGAGAGGTCCTGTCGTGA
- a CDS encoding hemerythrin domain-containing protein translates to MLETAQALEGAVVGRAPVEQLHQILSHLRVTLAAHPDSSETGPYAEILTAAPHLTRRVRVLVGEHDRLALAIDGLFERLEAGPGRRFAKEVAELLRLLRAHQRRGAQLLHEAYTVDLGGET, encoded by the coding sequence GTGCTGGAGACTGCTCAGGCGCTGGAGGGGGCCGTCGTCGGCCGCGCGCCCGTCGAGCAGCTGCACCAGATTCTCAGCCACCTGCGCGTGACCCTGGCCGCGCACCCGGACTCCTCCGAGACCGGCCCGTACGCGGAGATCCTCACGGCCGCCCCGCACCTCACCCGCCGGGTCCGGGTGCTCGTCGGTGAGCACGACCGGCTCGCCCTCGCGATCGACGGCCTGTTCGAGCGGCTGGAGGCCGGCCCCGGGCGCCGGTTCGCCAAGGAGGTCGCCGAGCTGCTCCGGCTCCTGCGCGCGCACCAGCGGCGCGGCGCGCAACTGCTGCACGAGGCGTACACAGTAGATCTTGGTGGCGAGACCTAG
- the smpB gene encoding SsrA-binding protein SmpB yields the protein MPREQGRKVVSTNRKARHDYTIIETFEAGMALMGTEVKSLRLGRASLVDAFAHFNGHELYLHGLHIPEYVMGTWTNHTPRRTRKLLLHKAELLKLEQKSREGGFTMVPLSLFFENGWCKLELALAKGKKSYDKRQDIATRDANREIARVMGRKNKGMDD from the coding sequence GTGCCGAGGGAGCAGGGCCGCAAGGTCGTCTCGACGAATCGCAAGGCCCGGCACGACTACACGATCATCGAGACGTTCGAAGCCGGGATGGCCCTGATGGGCACCGAGGTCAAGTCGCTGCGCCTGGGCCGTGCCTCGCTGGTCGACGCCTTCGCGCACTTCAACGGGCACGAGCTCTACCTGCACGGCCTGCACATCCCGGAGTATGTGATGGGCACGTGGACCAACCACACCCCCCGGCGGACCCGCAAGCTCCTCCTGCACAAGGCCGAGCTGCTCAAGCTGGAGCAGAAGAGCCGCGAGGGCGGCTTCACCATGGTGCCGCTGTCCCTGTTCTTCGAGAACGGCTGGTGCAAGCTCGAGCTGGCCCTGGCCAAGGGCAAGAAGTCCTACGACAAGCGCCAGGACATCGCCACCCGCGACGCCAACCGGGAGATCGCCCGCGTGATGGGCCGCAAGAACAAGGGCATGGACGATTAG
- a CDS encoding S-methyl-5'-thioadenosine phosphorylase translates to MIADIAVIGGSGLYSLIEGEGAPHDLDTPYGTPSDPIVVGKVAGRTVAFLPRHGTDHRYPPHKIPYRANLWALRELGVRQILAPCAVGGLRPDHGPGTFVLPDQVVDRTTSRVGTFFDEGAHHTSFGDPYCPAGRRAVLDSAEVDIVDGGTMVVIEGPRFSTRAESQWYAAQGASIINMTGMPEAILARELGLCYTSIALVTDHDAGVVAGEAVTMEEVFRVFAENTERMKSLVLRTVAALPPEHSCA, encoded by the coding sequence GTGATCGCAGACATCGCCGTCATCGGCGGCTCCGGCCTGTACTCCCTCATCGAGGGCGAGGGCGCGCCGCACGACCTCGACACCCCCTACGGCACGCCGTCCGACCCGATCGTCGTCGGGAAGGTCGCCGGCCGGACCGTCGCGTTCCTGCCCCGGCACGGCACGGATCACCGGTACCCGCCGCACAAGATCCCGTACCGGGCGAACCTGTGGGCCCTCCGCGAGCTGGGCGTCCGCCAGATCCTCGCCCCGTGCGCCGTCGGCGGCCTGCGCCCGGACCACGGGCCGGGCACGTTCGTCCTGCCCGACCAGGTGGTCGACCGCACGACAAGCCGAGTGGGCACCTTCTTCGACGAGGGCGCGCACCACACCAGCTTCGGCGACCCGTACTGCCCGGCCGGCCGCAGAGCCGTCCTCGACTCCGCCGAGGTGGACATCGTCGACGGCGGCACGATGGTCGTGATCGAGGGGCCCCGGTTCTCCACCCGCGCGGAGTCCCAGTGGTACGCGGCCCAGGGCGCCTCCATCATCAACATGACCGGCATGCCCGAGGCGATCCTGGCCCGGGAGCTGGGGCTGTGCTACACCTCGATCGCGCTGGTCACCGACCACGACGCGGGGGTGGTGGCGGGCGAGGCCGTGACGATGGAGGAGGTGTTCCGGGTGTTCGCGGAGAACACGGAACGGATGAAGTCCCTGGTCCTGCGGACCGTGGCGGCGCTCCCTCCGGAGCACTCCTGCGCCTGA
- the ftsE gene encoding cell division ATP-binding protein FtsE — MIRLEHVTKTYPKASRPSIEDATVSIEKGEFVFFIGPTGSGKSTIVKLMLREITPTKGKVYVNGKDITSMHSWKVANFRRSIGCVFQDFRLLPNRTAFENVAFALEVIGKTKSVARRVVPEVLELVGLGGKEHRFPHELSGGEQQRVAVARAFVNRPLILLADEPTGNLDPDTSIEIMRLLDRINRTGTTIVMVTHDSNIVNQMRRRVIEVDGGRIVRDQARGVYG; from the coding sequence CTCGATCGAGGACGCAACGGTCTCGATCGAGAAGGGCGAGTTCGTCTTCTTCATCGGCCCCACCGGCTCCGGCAAGTCCACGATCGTCAAGCTGATGCTGCGTGAGATCACCCCGACCAAGGGGAAGGTCTACGTCAACGGCAAGGACATCACGAGCATGCACAGCTGGAAGGTGGCGAACTTCCGCCGCTCGATCGGCTGCGTGTTCCAGGACTTCCGCCTGCTGCCGAACCGCACGGCCTTCGAGAACGTCGCGTTCGCCCTCGAGGTGATCGGGAAGACGAAGTCGGTGGCCCGGCGGGTGGTGCCGGAGGTGTTGGAGCTCGTGGGGCTCGGTGGCAAGGAGCACCGGTTCCCGCACGAGCTGTCCGGCGGTGAGCAGCAGCGCGTCGCGGTGGCCAGGGCCTTCGTGAACCGCCCGCTGATCCTGCTGGCCGACGAGCCCACGGGAAACCTCGACCCGGACACGTCCATCGAGATCATGCGGCTGCTCGACCGGATCAACCGGACCGGTACGACGATCGTGATGGTCACCCACGACTCGAACATCGTCAACCAGATGCGACGACGGGTGATCGAAGTCGACGGCGGACGCATCGTCCGTGACCAGGCTCGCGGCGTCTACGGCTAG